A single window of Thalassomonas viridans DNA harbors:
- a CDS encoding LysR family transcriptional regulator, whose amino-acid sequence MNKKISLSDIRTFVVLAECGSFTRAAEALMCSRSHISKQLAQLESDLGVTLLTRTTRTQKLTPQGEVFFERCQRSLQSIDSAVDSVLESSEALQGQIKINCVGGQIGEDIVAPLVNDFMVKNPQLSVELDFSSRRVDLVSGEFDFVFRMGELDDSALIARKLTDIHIDTLASPAYIERYGWPADPKALKHHRCIVGSMHHWTFVDLRNGKRLELPVNASLRCKNGRVMISSALAGNGIIRVPELYCQKELKQGKLVPVFNDWKVQSTPFNLVYLKDKHQPLRLRTFKDFVVSEFAAYMPG is encoded by the coding sequence ATGAATAAGAAGATCAGCCTTTCCGATATTCGGACATTTGTTGTCCTTGCCGAGTGCGGCAGCTTTACCCGGGCCGCCGAAGCCCTGATGTGCTCCCGCTCGCATATTTCAAAGCAGCTGGCACAGCTTGAGTCTGATCTTGGGGTTACCCTGTTAACCCGCACCACCAGAACCCAGAAACTCACCCCCCAGGGAGAAGTTTTTTTTGAACGTTGCCAAAGATCATTGCAGAGTATCGATAGCGCGGTCGACAGTGTGCTGGAGAGCTCCGAAGCGCTGCAGGGGCAGATCAAGATTAACTGTGTCGGGGGGCAAATAGGGGAAGACATAGTTGCCCCCCTGGTTAACGACTTTATGGTAAAAAATCCCCAGCTCAGTGTCGAACTGGACTTTAGCAGCCGGCGGGTGGATTTAGTCTCGGGGGAGTTTGATTTTGTTTTTCGCATGGGGGAGCTGGATGATTCCGCGTTAATCGCGAGAAAGCTGACCGATATCCATATAGATACCTTAGCCAGCCCGGCCTATATCGAACGATATGGCTGGCCTGCGGATCCCAAAGCGCTAAAGCACCACAGATGTATTGTCGGTAGTATGCATCACTGGACCTTTGTTGACTTACGCAACGGTAAAAGGCTTGAACTGCCGGTAAATGCAAGCTTAAGGTGTAAAAACGGGCGGGTTATGATTTCGTCTGCGTTGGCGGGTAACGGCATTATCAGGGTGCCTGAGCTGTATTGCCAAAAAGAGCTTAAACAAGGCAAACTTGTGCCTGTGTTTAACGACTGGAAGGTGCAGTCGACGCCCTTTAATTTGGTTTACCTGAAAGATAAGCACCAGCCTTTGCGGCTGCGGACGTTTAAAGATTTTGTTGTCAGTGAGTTTGCCGCTTATATGCCGGGATAA
- a CDS encoding M20/M25/M40 family metallo-hydrolase: protein MTQNKKLLSLAIAAGLALMPLSQGIAKLSMDSMTKDITYLASDELKGRASFSKEIDQAADYISRRFSEVGLSPMAGNKSFQQSFSIYSITPISLKVRLNGQEIDKENLTMASSMETFTWQQKNAVKTHVVGEKDNLREVVRGLNQQGGQHLVLLHPSHQDLFKRYRHYFSRGLTKLELGHQGAIVIALTDISELDSLDITGTTDTKKQRLTNVAGILPGKSKPEEIVLYSAHYDHIGVHGEGESKEDIIYNGADDDASGTTAIINLAQHFAEQNNNARTLMFTAFTAEEIGGFGSKAFSKQLNPEQVVAMINIEMIGKPSKFGPGTVWMTGMERSDLGAQLNKQIKEEKHKIHQDPYPEQGLFYRSDNATLARLGVPAHSFSSTQLDKDQHYHQVTDDLASLDLDSMFKVIQTLASGTQGLVDGSVTPSRIDPAKVKSGGLIY from the coding sequence ATGACCCAGAATAAAAAACTATTATCCCTGGCAATAGCCGCGGGTTTAGCCCTGATGCCCCTTAGCCAGGGCATAGCAAAACTGTCTATGGACAGCATGACCAAAGATATTACTTACCTGGCCAGCGACGAGCTTAAGGGCCGGGCGAGCTTTTCCAAAGAAATCGACCAGGCTGCCGACTACATCAGCCGGCGTTTTAGCGAGGTTGGCCTAAGCCCCATGGCGGGCAACAAAAGCTTCCAGCAAAGCTTTTCCATTTACAGCATTACGCCGATATCTCTGAAGGTCAGGTTAAATGGCCAGGAGATAGATAAAGAAAACCTGACCATGGCCAGCTCCATGGAAACCTTTACCTGGCAGCAAAAAAATGCGGTAAAAACCCATGTCGTCGGTGAAAAAGACAACCTCCGCGAAGTTGTCAGGGGGTTAAACCAGCAGGGAGGTCAGCACCTGGTGCTGTTGCATCCCAGCCACCAGGACTTGTTCAAACGCTACCGGCATTATTTTAGCCGGGGGCTAACCAAACTTGAGCTGGGCCATCAGGGGGCGATAGTCATTGCCCTTACCGATATCAGCGAGCTTGACAGCCTGGATATCACAGGCACAACAGACACCAAGAAACAGCGGCTCACCAATGTCGCCGGGATATTGCCGGGTAAAAGCAAACCGGAAGAGATAGTGCTCTACTCCGCCCATTATGACCATATAGGCGTTCACGGCGAAGGAGAAAGTAAAGAAGACATTATCTACAACGGCGCCGACGACGATGCCTCCGGCACCACGGCCATAATCAACCTGGCCCAGCATTTTGCCGAGCAGAATAACAATGCCAGAACCTTGATGTTCACCGCCTTTACCGCCGAAGAAATTGGCGGTTTCGGCTCAAAAGCCTTTTCCAAGCAACTGAACCCGGAGCAGGTGGTGGCAATGATCAATATAGAGATGATCGGCAAACCTTCCAAATTCGGCCCGGGTACGGTGTGGATGACGGGCATGGAACGCTCTGATTTGGGAGCGCAGTTAAACAAACAAATCAAGGAAGAAAAACACAAAATCCATCAGGATCCATATCCCGAGCAGGGCTTATTTTACCGCTCGGATAATGCCACCCTGGCCCGCTTAGGGGTGCCGGCCCACAGCTTCAGCAGCACCCAACTTGACAAAGACCAGCATTACCACCAGGTAACGGATGACCTTGCCAGCCTGGATCTCGATTCCATGTTTAAAGTGATCCAGACCCTGGCCTCAGGCACTCAGGGACTGGTTGACGGCAGCGTTACTCCGTCAAGAATCGATCCCGCTAAGGTTAAAAGCGGCGGCCTGATTTACTAA
- a CDS encoding YaeQ family protein, whose translation MALKATIFKANIQLSDMDRNYYDTLQLTIAQHPSETDLRMMVRIVAFILNAHEDLQFGKGVSDEDEAALWQINYAEDIELWIELGQVDSKRIKKACNRANEVKLYCYGSSVDTWWSQVAGKMRQFDKLSIEQFDVATTDALTKLVSRTMEFQCSIQDGQLWLTSGDETVLVETKKLL comes from the coding sequence ATGGCCCTTAAAGCAACAATTTTTAAAGCCAATATCCAACTTTCCGATATGGATCGTAATTATTACGATACCTTACAACTCACCATTGCCCAACATCCGTCAGAAACCGACCTGAGAATGATGGTGCGTATCGTCGCCTTTATCTTAAACGCCCATGAAGATCTGCAGTTCGGTAAGGGGGTAAGCGACGAAGACGAAGCCGCCTTATGGCAGATAAATTACGCCGAAGATATCGAGCTTTGGATAGAGCTGGGCCAGGTGGACAGCAAAAGAATCAAGAAAGCCTGTAACCGCGCGAACGAAGTAAAACTTTATTGTTACGGCAGCAGTGTTGATACCTGGTGGTCGCAGGTGGCCGGTAAAATGCGCCAGTTCGACAAATTATCCATAGAACAGTTTGATGTCGCCACTACCGACGCCCTCACCAAGTTAGTCAGCCGCACCATGGAATTTCAATGCAGTATCCAGGACGGCCAGCTATGGCTGACCTCCGGCGATGAAACTGTGCTGGTTGAAACGAAAAAGCTGCTATAA
- a CDS encoding pyridoxal-phosphate-dependent aminotransferase family protein, with protein MSIQSFIPPQRTLMGPGPSDVNPRILSALARPTVGHLDPAFTGMMDEVKSLLQYAFQTENAFTIAVSAPGSAGMEACFVNLLTPEDTVVVCRNGVFGARMIENVQRVGAKLIIVDSPWGRAVDPQQLEDTLKQNPEANFVAFVHAETSTGALSDAKTLCEIARAHDCLTIVDAVTSLGGVELKVDDWGIDAIYSGSQKCLSCVPGLSPVSFSERATDVIKNRKTPVQSWFLDQSLVMGYWSGEGKRSYHHTAPVNSLYALHEALVILQQEGLEQSWARHKAQHQKLAGGLQKLGLEFIVPAAERLPQLNSVYIPKGVDDAAVRNYLLNEYNLEIGAGLGDFAGSAWRIGLMGYAARSENVALCLSALEDALGRFST; from the coding sequence ATGTCAATTCAGTCTTTTATTCCTCCCCAACGGACGTTAATGGGGCCGGGCCCTTCCGATGTTAATCCGCGTATTTTATCTGCCCTTGCCAGGCCTACGGTGGGGCATTTAGATCCCGCTTTTACCGGTATGATGGATGAAGTTAAATCCTTATTGCAATATGCCTTTCAAACGGAAAATGCCTTTACCATTGCGGTATCCGCGCCGGGCTCTGCCGGGATGGAAGCCTGTTTTGTGAATCTGCTGACGCCTGAAGATACCGTTGTTGTCTGCCGTAACGGGGTGTTTGGCGCACGTATGATAGAAAATGTTCAAAGGGTTGGCGCCAAGTTGATTATTGTTGACAGCCCCTGGGGCAGGGCGGTGGATCCGCAGCAGCTGGAAGATACTTTAAAGCAAAATCCGGAGGCGAACTTTGTTGCTTTCGTGCATGCGGAAACGTCAACCGGTGCCTTATCCGATGCCAAAACCCTGTGTGAAATCGCCAGGGCCCATGATTGCCTGACCATAGTCGATGCGGTAACTTCCCTTGGCGGTGTTGAGCTGAAAGTGGATGACTGGGGCATAGATGCCATTTATTCCGGTAGCCAGAAATGCCTGTCCTGTGTGCCGGGCTTGTCGCCGGTGAGTTTCAGCGAGCGGGCCACAGACGTGATTAAAAACCGTAAAACCCCGGTACAGAGCTGGTTCCTGGATCAGTCGCTGGTGATGGGTTACTGGTCCGGTGAAGGCAAACGTTCTTACCACCATACCGCACCGGTGAACTCCCTTTATGCCCTGCACGAAGCCCTGGTGATTTTGCAGCAGGAAGGGCTGGAGCAGAGTTGGGCCAGACATAAGGCGCAGCACCAGAAGCTGGCCGGCGGCCTGCAGAAACTGGGTCTGGAGTTTATCGTACCGGCAGCCGAGCGTTTGCCTCAGCTTAATTCCGTGTATATTCCCAAAGGTGTGGACGATGCAGCGGTGCGTAACTACTTGCTTAATGAATATAACCTGGAAATAGGCGCCGGTTTAGGGGACTTTGCCGGTTCGGCCTGGCGTATCGGTTTGATGGGCTATGCGGCAAGAAGTGAAAATGTGGCTTTGTGCCTGAGCGCGTTGGAAGATGCCTTAGGACGTTTTTCAACTTAA
- a CDS encoding VOC family protein, which produces MKYLHAMVRVLDLDASLDFYVNKLGLVETKRTDYPKGKFTLIYLATEPGAPEVELTHNWEETEQYSEGRNFGHLAFEVDNIYQLCEKLQQAGVVINRPPRCGHMAFVKSPDGISIELLQKGGALPPQEPWLSMENTGSW; this is translated from the coding sequence ATGAAATATTTACACGCCATGGTACGGGTGCTGGATCTCGATGCCTCCCTCGACTTTTATGTCAATAAGCTGGGGTTAGTGGAAACTAAACGCACCGATTATCCCAAAGGGAAATTTACCCTGATTTACCTGGCTACCGAGCCCGGCGCACCGGAAGTGGAACTGACCCATAACTGGGAAGAAACAGAACAATATAGCGAAGGGCGTAATTTTGGCCACCTGGCCTTTGAGGTAGACAATATCTATCAGCTGTGTGAAAAACTACAACAGGCCGGCGTAGTGATCAACCGCCCACCCCGTTGCGGCCATATGGCCTTTGTTAAGTCTCCCGACGGTATCTCGATAGAGCTGTTGCAAAAAGGCGGCGCTTTACCGCCTCAGGAGCCCTGGTTGAGCATGGAAAATACCGGTAGCTGGTAA
- the nth gene encoding endonuclease III codes for MNKEKRLEILTRLRDDNPHPTTELNFSSPFELLIAVLLSAQATDVGVNKATDKLFPVANTPQAILDLGLEGLKSYIKTIGLFNTKAVNTMKTCQMLVDLHGGEVPENREALEALPGVGRKTANVVLNTAFGWPTIAVDTHIFRVSNRTKFAMGKNVDLVEQKLLKVVPKEFKVDVHHWLILHGRYTCVARKPKCGSCIIEDLCEFKEKTEL; via the coding sequence ATGAATAAAGAAAAACGCCTGGAAATACTGACCCGGTTGCGGGACGACAATCCCCACCCCACCACTGAGCTGAATTTCTCCAGCCCGTTCGAATTGCTGATTGCGGTATTATTGTCGGCACAGGCAACCGATGTCGGCGTCAACAAAGCCACCGACAAGTTATTCCCGGTAGCCAATACCCCCCAGGCGATTTTAGATCTCGGCCTGGAAGGACTGAAATCCTACATCAAAACCATAGGCCTGTTTAATACCAAGGCAGTCAACACCATGAAAACCTGCCAGATGCTGGTGGACTTACACGGCGGCGAAGTACCGGAAAACCGCGAAGCGCTCGAAGCCCTGCCCGGTGTCGGCCGAAAGACCGCCAACGTCGTGTTAAACACCGCCTTTGGCTGGCCGACCATAGCCGTGGATACCCATATATTCAGGGTCAGCAACCGCACTAAATTCGCCATGGGAAAAAATGTCGACCTGGTAGAGCAGAAGCTGCTGAAAGTGGTGCCGAAAGAATTCAAAGTGGATGTGCACCACTGGCTGATATTACACGGCAGATATACCTGCGTTGCCCGCAAGCCCAAGTGCGGCTCCTGCATTATCGAAGACTTGTGCGAATTTAAAGAAAAAACCGAACTTTAA
- a CDS encoding electron transport complex subunit E — MNNEYKELAWQGLWKNNPGLVQLLGLCPLLAVTSTVTNALGLGLATLLVLVGSNITVSAIRQWVPKEIRIPIFVMIIAAFVTCVQLLMNAFTYGIYQSLGLFLPLIVTNCAIIGRAEAYASKNPVKQAGFDGLMMGTGFAFVLLALGAIREVLGQGTLFDGANLLLGEWATDLRIEVYNLDSQFLLAILPPGAFIAMGFLIAVKNMIDAKIAQAQPQQEEKTIERVRVNFDAQ; from the coding sequence ATGAACAACGAATACAAAGAACTTGCCTGGCAGGGACTGTGGAAAAACAACCCCGGCCTGGTGCAGTTGCTGGGTTTATGCCCGCTGCTGGCGGTAACCTCCACCGTCACCAACGCCCTTGGGCTTGGCCTGGCGACCCTGCTGGTGCTTGTCGGCTCCAACATCACAGTTTCCGCCATCCGCCAGTGGGTGCCGAAAGAAATCCGCATCCCGATTTTTGTGATGATAATTGCCGCCTTTGTTACCTGCGTACAGTTACTGATGAACGCCTTTACTTATGGCATCTACCAGTCCCTGGGGCTGTTTTTACCTTTGATCGTCACCAACTGCGCCATTATCGGCCGGGCTGAAGCTTATGCCTCGAAAAACCCGGTAAAACAGGCCGGTTTTGACGGCCTGATGATGGGTACCGGCTTTGCCTTCGTACTCTTGGCCTTAGGGGCGATCAGGGAAGTCCTTGGCCAAGGCACCTTGTTTGACGGTGCTAATTTACTGTTGGGAGAATGGGCCACCGATTTACGCATTGAGGTCTACAACCTCGACAGTCAGTTCTTACTGGCAATCTTGCCTCCGGGGGCCTTTATCGCCATGGGCTTTTTAATCGCGGTGAAAAACATGATAGATGCGAAAATTGCCCAGGCCCAGCCGCAGCAGGAAGAAAAAACCATTGAGAGGGTCAGGGTCAACTTTGACGCCCAGTAA
- the rsxG gene encoding electron transport complex subunit RsxG, with amino-acid sequence MRIAIQKNSKILALFAIACTAVVGLVNELTKGHIQTQQQQHLLTILHSIIEPGRLNNDLANDCRLVTDPLLGSTEPQTVYLARLNGQPVAAAISSVAPDGYNGNIELIVAVNTDGSVSGVRQLKHNETPGLGDKIEIRKSDWITSFNGKVLRDEKDSRWAVTKDNGMFDQFTGATITPRAVVNAVKQTVSYFNKHQQALFAGEGENLNGACRDEGQGYSLSKSQESESSRGDS; translated from the coding sequence ATGCGTATCGCCATCCAGAAAAACAGTAAAATCCTGGCCCTGTTCGCCATTGCCTGCACCGCCGTTGTCGGCCTGGTCAATGAATTAACCAAAGGGCATATCCAGACCCAGCAGCAACAGCACCTGCTGACGATTTTGCACAGCATTATCGAACCTGGACGCCTGAACAATGATCTGGCCAATGACTGCCGCCTGGTGACAGACCCCCTGCTCGGCAGCACTGAGCCGCAAACCGTTTACCTGGCCCGCCTCAACGGCCAGCCGGTTGCCGCCGCCATTAGTAGCGTCGCCCCCGACGGGTATAACGGTAATATCGAGTTGATCGTCGCCGTCAATACCGACGGTTCGGTAAGCGGTGTGCGCCAGTTAAAGCACAATGAAACCCCAGGGCTGGGGGATAAGATTGAAATCAGGAAGAGCGATTGGATCACCAGCTTTAACGGCAAGGTGTTACGCGATGAAAAAGACAGCCGCTGGGCCGTCACCAAAGACAACGGCATGTTTGACCAGTTTACCGGCGCCACCATTACGCCCAGGGCGGTAGTTAATGCGGTAAAACAAACCGTCAGCTACTTTAACAAACACCAGCAGGCCTTATTTGCCGGTGAAGGGGAAAACCTTAACGGCGCCTGCCGTGATGAAGGACAGGGCTACAGCCTGAGTAAAAGCCAGGAATCCGAAAGCAGCCGGGGGGATAGCTAA
- the rsxD gene encoding electron transport complex subunit RsxD → MAFWIASSPHNHIQNKTSALMRLVIYATLPGIFAQWYFFGWGNLIHIALAIVSAFIAEFAVLALRDKNIKKQLFDGSAVLTAVLIGISLPALAPWWISVLGAVFAIVVVKQLYGGLGHNPFNPAMAAYVMLLISFPVQMTLWQPPLSLMSMELTFSNTLSTIFTGFTAEGFSPDQLRTHIDGFTMATPLDTLKTNTTLGLTVTESLQSPVFGDYFGVGWEWVNFGFLIGGLFLIAKKAIDWVTPASFLASLFICSLIAFLISPDSSASTMFHWFNGACMLGAFFILTDPVSGATSAKGRILLAALAGLLVYLIRKFGGYPDAVAFAVLLCNMSAPLIDQYTRPRTYGHHTGSK, encoded by the coding sequence ATGGCCTTTTGGATAGCGAGCTCGCCTCACAACCATATACAAAACAAAACCTCGGCACTGATGCGCCTGGTGATTTACGCCACCTTGCCCGGCATCTTCGCCCAGTGGTATTTTTTCGGCTGGGGCAACCTGATACATATCGCCCTGGCGATTGTCAGCGCCTTTATCGCCGAATTTGCCGTACTGGCGCTGCGGGATAAAAACATCAAGAAACAGCTGTTTGACGGCAGCGCCGTATTAACGGCGGTGCTGATCGGCATCAGCCTGCCGGCCCTAGCCCCCTGGTGGATTTCCGTGCTCGGCGCCGTGTTTGCCATAGTCGTGGTCAAGCAGCTCTATGGCGGTTTGGGGCATAATCCCTTTAACCCGGCAATGGCCGCCTATGTGATGCTGCTCATCTCCTTCCCGGTGCAAATGACCTTATGGCAGCCGCCGCTGAGCCTGATGAGCATGGAGCTGACCTTCAGCAATACCTTAAGCACCATATTTACCGGTTTTACCGCCGAAGGTTTTTCCCCGGATCAGCTGCGTACCCATATCGACGGTTTTACCATGGCCACGCCGCTGGATACCCTGAAAACCAACACCACTTTGGGACTGACGGTCACCGAAAGCCTGCAATCCCCCGTATTCGGCGATTATTTCGGTGTCGGCTGGGAATGGGTCAACTTCGGCTTTTTAATCGGCGGCCTGTTCTTAATCGCCAAAAAAGCCATTGACTGGGTCACCCCGGCAAGCTTTTTAGCCAGCTTATTTATCTGTTCGCTGATCGCCTTTCTGATCAGCCCGGACAGCAGCGCATCTACTATGTTTCACTGGTTTAACGGCGCCTGCATGCTCGGGGCTTTCTTTATCCTTACCGACCCCGTCTCCGGCGCCACCAGCGCCAAAGGCCGTATCCTGCTTGCTGCACTGGCGGGGCTGCTGGTATATCTGATCCGAAAATTCGGCGGTTACCCGGATGCGGTCGCCTTTGCGGTATTGCTGTGTAATATGTCGGCGCCGCTGATCGACCAGTACACCCGCCCCCGCACTTATGGCCACCACACAGGAAGCAAGTAA